A stretch of the Ensifer sp. PDNC004 genome encodes the following:
- a CDS encoding nucleoside hydrolase: MPVPRKIIIDTDPGQDDAAAIMLAFGSPEEIDLLGITAVAGNVPLALTARNARILCELCDRPRVRVFSGADKPIARPLVTAEHVHGKTGLDGPELAEPTMKLEEQHAVDFIVETLRKEPEGTVTLCTLGPLTNIALALQKAPDIAPRVKELVMMGGGFFEGGNITPAAEFNVYVDPEAADIVFRSGIPIVMMPLDVTHRVLTHKARVQKIRDIGSRPAIAMAEMLEFFERFDIEKYGTDGGPLHDPTVIAYLLRPELFTGRDCNVAIETKSELTAGMTVVDWWQVTGRPHNAKVMRFVDDQGFFDLLTERLARI; encoded by the coding sequence GTGCCCGTGCCGAGAAAGATAATCATAGACACCGACCCCGGGCAGGACGATGCCGCCGCCATCATGCTCGCCTTCGGCAGCCCGGAAGAGATCGATCTGCTCGGCATCACCGCCGTTGCCGGCAACGTGCCGCTGGCGCTGACGGCCCGCAACGCGCGCATCCTGTGCGAGCTCTGCGACCGGCCGAGGGTTCGGGTGTTCTCCGGCGCCGACAAGCCGATTGCCCGTCCGCTCGTGACCGCCGAGCATGTGCACGGCAAGACCGGCCTCGACGGTCCGGAGCTTGCCGAGCCGACGATGAAGCTCGAGGAGCAGCATGCGGTCGACTTCATCGTCGAGACGCTGCGAAAGGAGCCAGAGGGTACCGTGACGCTCTGCACGCTCGGTCCGCTCACCAACATCGCGCTGGCCCTGCAGAAGGCGCCTGACATCGCTCCGCGGGTCAAGGAGCTGGTGATGATGGGTGGCGGTTTCTTCGAAGGCGGCAACATCACGCCTGCCGCCGAATTCAACGTCTATGTCGATCCGGAAGCCGCCGACATCGTCTTCCGTTCGGGCATTCCGATCGTGATGATGCCGCTCGACGTCACCCACCGGGTGCTGACCCACAAGGCGCGTGTCCAGAAGATCCGCGACATCGGCAGCCGCCCGGCGATCGCCATGGCCGAGATGCTCGAATTCTTCGAGCGCTTCGATATCGAGAAATACGGCACCGATGGCGGCCCGCTGCACGACCCGACGGTCATTGCCTATCTGCTGCGGCCCGAGCTTTTCACCGGCCGCGATTGCAACGTCGCGATCGAGACCAAGTCGGAGCTGACGGCCGGCATGACCGTCGTCGACTGGTGGCAGGTCACCGGCCGGCCACACAACGCCAAGGTCATGCGCTTCGTCGACGACCAGGGTTTCTTCGATCTTCTGACCGAGCGGCTGGCCCGCATCTGA
- a CDS encoding hemolysin family protein, producing MSDYKTQPVALATEEADASGEAEAGSSSTATRHEGTKSTSTFWSRAARLLRGASPSSLREDLADALQTDADSNTVFSPGERAMLNNILRFREVRVEDVMVPRADIEAVDQSITIGELMVIFEESGRSRMPVYSEGLDDPRGMVHIRDLLSYVTKQARNRRRNGKAQASTTAASEKTPRSPKASFDLARVDLGKSLEEAGIVRQLLFVPPSMLASDLMQRMQAARIQMALVIDEYGGTDGLVSLEDIVEMVVGDIEDEHDDDEVMFARTSDDVFIADARVELEEIAAAIGPDFDVREQLEDVDTLGGLIFASLGRIPVRGEVVQAIPGFEFQILDADPRRVKRVRIMRKRPPARRRVLRPEGETIAEAGAINRANGAAAPEATADEQ from the coding sequence ATGAGCGATTATAAAACACAGCCCGTCGCGCTGGCGACCGAGGAGGCCGATGCCTCCGGAGAGGCGGAGGCGGGCAGTAGTAGCACCGCCACTCGACACGAGGGCACGAAATCCACTTCCACCTTTTGGAGCCGGGCCGCGCGCCTTTTGCGCGGCGCAAGTCCATCGAGCCTGCGCGAGGATCTTGCTGACGCGCTGCAGACCGATGCCGACAGCAACACGGTCTTTTCGCCTGGCGAACGGGCGATGCTCAACAACATCCTGCGCTTCCGCGAGGTCCGGGTCGAGGACGTGATGGTCCCCCGCGCCGACATCGAGGCGGTCGATCAGAGCATCACCATCGGCGAGCTGATGGTGATCTTCGAGGAATCCGGCCGCTCGCGCATGCCGGTCTACAGCGAAGGGCTCGATGACCCGCGCGGCATGGTCCACATTCGCGACCTGCTGTCCTACGTCACCAAGCAGGCCCGCAATCGCCGGCGTAACGGCAAGGCCCAGGCGTCGACGACAGCTGCGTCCGAAAAGACGCCGCGCTCGCCCAAGGCAAGTTTCGACCTTGCGCGCGTCGATCTCGGCAAGTCGCTGGAAGAGGCGGGCATCGTTCGCCAGCTTCTCTTCGTGCCGCCATCGATGCTGGCCTCCGACCTGATGCAGCGCATGCAGGCGGCCCGTATCCAGATGGCGCTCGTCATCGACGAATATGGCGGAACCGACGGTCTCGTCTCGCTCGAAGACATCGTCGAGATGGTCGTCGGCGACATCGAGGACGAGCACGACGATGACGAAGTCATGTTCGCGCGCACGTCGGACGATGTCTTCATCGCCGACGCCCGTGTCGAGCTGGAAGAGATCGCCGCGGCAATCGGTCCCGACTTCGATGTGCGCGAACAGCTCGAAGACGTCGACACGCTCGGTGGCCTGATCTTCGCCTCGCTTGGCCGCATTCCAGTGCGCGGCGAGGTCGTCCAGGCGATCCCGGGCTTCGAGTTCCAGATTCTCGATGCCGATCCGCGCCGCGTGAAGCGCGTCCGCATCATGCGCAAGCGCCCGCCCGCCCGCCGCCGCGTTCTGCGGCCGGAAGGCGAGACGATTGCAGAGGCCGGAGCGATCAATCGCGCCAACGGTGCAGCCGCGCCAGAGGCAACGGCGGACGAACAATAA
- a CDS encoding helix-turn-helix domain-containing protein — protein MIENKKKPNPIDIHVGSRIRLRRTMLGMSQEKLGESLGITFQQIQKYEKGTNRVGASRLQNISGILNVPVSFFFEDAPGDNAAGQSGMAEASSSNYVVDFLSSSEGLQLNRAFVKITDPKVRRRLVDLVKALAAEAESE, from the coding sequence ATGATCGAAAACAAGAAGAAGCCGAACCCGATCGACATTCATGTCGGAAGTCGGATTCGTCTTCGCCGTACGATGCTTGGCATGAGCCAAGAGAAGCTCGGCGAAAGCCTGGGGATCACTTTCCAGCAGATCCAGAAGTACGAGAAGGGCACGAACCGCGTCGGCGCCAGCCGGTTGCAGAACATTTCAGGCATCCTGAACGTTCCGGTTTCCTTCTTCTTCGAAGATGCCCCGGGCGATAACGCTGCCGGTCAGTCCGGCATGGCAGAAGCTTCCAGCTCGAACTACGTCGTCGATTTCCTGTCGTCCTCCGAGGGGCTGCAGCTCAACCGCGCTTTCGTCAAGATCACCGACCCGAAGGTTCGCCGCCGGCTTGTCGATCTCGTCAAGGCACTCGCTGCGGAAGCAGAAAGCGAATAG
- a CDS encoding ribokinase, whose translation MITVFGSINMDLIATTARLPKPGETVAGTGFSTAAGGKGANQALAARRAGATVQMAGAVGKDSFADGALELLKGAGADLSLTKTVSEPTGTAHILVGGDGENVIVVVASANATVNEADAEKAVDGMKPGDTLMLQLEIPAASVEKALTAAKQKGVRSVINIAPLTPEAARLGRMADIVIANETEFELLAGKSGIGSTEREEAMKALHAETGQTVIVTLGAEGVVAVHEGEIQRAKGLKIEPVDTVGAGDTFCGYLAASLDAGIAFPDALRRAAVAGSLACLKSGAQPSIPLAADVASRL comes from the coding sequence ATGATTACTGTTTTTGGGTCCATCAACATGGATCTGATCGCCACCACCGCACGCCTTCCGAAGCCCGGCGAAACCGTCGCCGGCACCGGCTTCTCGACCGCCGCCGGCGGCAAGGGCGCAAACCAGGCGCTGGCCGCACGGCGCGCCGGCGCCACGGTGCAGATGGCAGGCGCGGTAGGCAAGGACAGCTTTGCCGACGGCGCGCTCGAACTGCTGAAGGGTGCCGGCGCCGACCTGTCGCTGACCAAGACAGTCAGCGAACCGACCGGCACCGCGCATATCCTCGTCGGCGGTGACGGCGAAAATGTCATCGTCGTCGTCGCCAGCGCCAATGCGACGGTCAATGAGGCCGATGCTGAAAAGGCAGTCGATGGCATGAAGCCCGGCGACACCTTGATGCTGCAGCTCGAAATTCCGGCCGCCTCGGTCGAAAAGGCGCTCACCGCCGCCAAACAGAAGGGCGTGCGCTCTGTCATCAACATCGCGCCGCTGACGCCGGAGGCAGCCCGCCTCGGCCGCATGGCCGATATCGTCATTGCCAACGAAACCGAATTCGAGCTGCTGGCCGGCAAGAGCGGTATCGGGAGCACTGAGCGCGAAGAAGCGATGAAGGCGCTGCACGCGGAGACCGGCCAGACGGTCATCGTCACGCTTGGCGCCGAAGGCGTGGTGGCCGTACATGAGGGCGAGATCCAGCGCGCCAAGGGCCTGAAGATCGAGCCGGTCGATACCGTCGGCGCCGGCGACACCTTCTGCGGTTATCTCGCAGCCAGCCTCGATGCCGGCATCGCCTTCCCCGACGCTCTGCGCCGCGCAGCAGTCGCCGGCTCCCTCGCCTGCCTGAAGAGCGGCGCTCAGCCTTCGATCCCGCTCGCTGCGGACGTGGCATCGCGCCTCTAG
- the lnt gene encoding apolipoprotein N-acyltransferase has protein sequence MVRLAGRVMLLSGFPRASLAFFAGLIAVLAQPPFGIFAFAFVAFPILVWLLDGATGNPDGGFIRRLWPSAVVGWWFGFGYFLGGLWWLGNALLVEADEFAWALPLAVVGLPAFLALFYALATLIARLFWSDGVGRIAALALGFGLAEWLRSFLFTGFPWNAIGYAAMPMPLMMQSASVVNLATINMLAVFVFAAPALIATGRGSRIGLSLAVVLFAAHVGFGFYRLAQPAPASPEPPLTVRLVQPVIDQAKKLDDGERADVFEEHLALTAVAPEKDGKRPDIVVWPETSIPFILTDNPDALARIAEVLDDDQILVAGAVRVEDAGAGLPPRYYNSIYMIDGRGQIIGAADKVHLVPFGEYLPFEDLLSSWGLSSVAASMPGGFTAAKSRSLLTLPGGRTLYPLVCYEAIFPDEIDGAARRADVLLNITNDAWFGDTPGPRQHFHQAQLRAVETGTPLVRAANSGISAIVDARGVLMVGLSYNYRGVVDTLLPGRMPTPLDDAMRSRVFWLGAIFLLLVAVFSRVGFNIRKN, from the coding sequence ATGGTAAGACTGGCTGGCAGGGTGATGTTACTTTCCGGGTTTCCCCGGGCTTCGCTCGCTTTCTTCGCGGGGCTTATCGCGGTTCTGGCGCAGCCGCCCTTCGGCATCTTCGCATTTGCTTTCGTCGCTTTCCCGATCCTCGTCTGGTTGCTTGATGGTGCGACCGGAAATCCGGATGGTGGCTTCATCCGGCGGCTCTGGCCCTCGGCGGTTGTCGGCTGGTGGTTCGGCTTCGGCTACTTCCTCGGGGGTCTCTGGTGGCTCGGCAATGCCCTGCTTGTCGAGGCCGATGAGTTTGCCTGGGCGCTGCCGCTCGCCGTCGTCGGTCTGCCGGCTTTTCTCGCGCTCTTCTATGCCCTGGCAACGCTGATCGCCCGCCTGTTCTGGTCCGATGGCGTCGGGCGTATCGCCGCACTCGCCCTCGGCTTCGGCCTTGCCGAATGGCTTCGCAGCTTCCTTTTTACAGGCTTTCCCTGGAATGCGATCGGCTATGCGGCCATGCCGATGCCGCTGATGATGCAGTCGGCAAGCGTCGTCAATCTCGCGACCATCAACATGCTCGCCGTCTTCGTTTTCGCCGCGCCCGCCCTGATCGCAACGGGCCGGGGGAGCCGGATCGGACTTTCGCTTGCCGTCGTGCTTTTTGCCGCCCATGTGGGCTTCGGCTTCTACCGCCTGGCGCAGCCGGCGCCGGCCTCGCCTGAACCGCCGCTGACCGTACGCCTCGTCCAGCCGGTGATCGATCAGGCAAAGAAGCTCGATGACGGCGAACGTGCCGACGTGTTCGAGGAGCATCTGGCCCTGACCGCGGTCGCTCCGGAGAAAGACGGCAAGCGGCCGGATATCGTCGTCTGGCCCGAGACATCGATCCCCTTCATCCTCACCGACAATCCGGACGCACTGGCCCGTATCGCCGAGGTGCTCGACGACGACCAGATCCTGGTTGCCGGTGCCGTGCGCGTGGAAGATGCCGGTGCAGGCCTGCCGCCCCGCTACTACAATTCGATCTACATGATCGACGGCCGGGGCCAGATCATCGGTGCTGCCGACAAGGTTCATCTGGTGCCCTTCGGCGAATATCTCCCTTTCGAGGATCTGTTGTCGTCCTGGGGGCTGAGTTCGGTCGCCGCGTCGATGCCCGGCGGGTTCACCGCGGCAAAGAGCCGTTCGTTGCTGACGTTGCCCGGCGGCCGCACGCTCTATCCGCTCGTTTGCTACGAGGCGATCTTCCCGGATGAGATCGACGGGGCCGCGCGCCGAGCCGATGTGCTTCTCAATATCACCAACGATGCCTGGTTCGGAGATACGCCGGGCCCGCGCCAGCATTTTCATCAGGCACAATTACGGGCCGTAGAAACTGGCACCCCCCTTGTCCGCGCCGCTAACAGCGGTATATCAGCAATTGTTGATGCACGTGGGGTTTTAATGGTAGGATTATCCTACAATTATAGGGGAGTGGTCGACACACTTCTGCCGGGAAGGATGCCTACCCCGTTGGACGACGCTATGCGAAGCCGCGTTTTCTGGCTGGGTGCGATCTTCCTCCTTCTGGTTGCAGTGTTTTCGCGTGTTGGTTTTAATATTAGGAAGAATTGA
- a CDS encoding Hsp20 family protein, producing MSRITPFTSPLLLGFDTMEKTLERIAKGNDGYPPYNIERVRGDASTDEPERLRITLAVAGFSEEDLEVTTEENQLVIRGRQIDNGDRDYLHRGIAARQFQRTFVLADGMKVLGAELRNGLLSVDLVRPEPVRMVKKINISVPE from the coding sequence ATGAGCCGAATTACCCCTTTTACGAGCCCGCTCCTGCTGGGTTTCGATACGATGGAAAAGACCCTTGAGCGGATCGCCAAGGGCAACGACGGATACCCGCCCTACAACATAGAACGCGTTCGCGGCGATGCCTCGACCGACGAACCGGAACGGTTGCGCATCACGCTCGCCGTGGCAGGCTTTTCCGAAGAGGATCTCGAAGTCACCACCGAAGAGAACCAGCTCGTCATCCGCGGCCGGCAGATCGACAACGGCGACCGTGATTACCTGCACCGCGGCATTGCGGCACGCCAGTTCCAGCGCACCTTCGTTCTTGCCGACGGCATGAAGGTTCTGGGCGCGGAACTGCGCAACGGCCTGCTCTCGGTCGACCTCGTTCGTCCCGAACCGGTTCGTATGGTAAAGAAAATTAACATTTCAGTCCCAGAGTAG
- the ybeY gene encoding rRNA maturation RNase YbeY, translating into MTALDIQISVEEGNWPDEEALLAFASPVLEAAAAFLVSEEKQPLPKVAPELSLVFTDDASMRAINAEWRNQDKPTNVLSFPAFPVMPGSMPGPMLGDIIVARETLEREAVELDKSFDQHLTHLLVHGFLHLFGYDHMEDDEAERMESLETRILARLGLSDPYGDRTPD; encoded by the coding sequence ATGACGGCATTGGATATCCAGATCAGCGTGGAAGAGGGCAACTGGCCGGACGAAGAGGCGTTGCTCGCCTTCGCGTCGCCCGTGCTCGAAGCGGCGGCAGCCTTTCTTGTAAGCGAAGAAAAGCAGCCGCTGCCGAAGGTGGCGCCGGAGCTCTCGCTCGTCTTCACCGACGACGCCTCCATGCGGGCGATCAACGCCGAGTGGCGCAACCAGGACAAACCGACCAACGTTCTGTCCTTCCCCGCCTTTCCGGTGATGCCTGGATCGATGCCCGGGCCGATGCTCGGCGACATCATCGTTGCTCGCGAGACGCTCGAGCGCGAGGCGGTGGAGCTCGACAAGTCCTTCGATCAGCACCTGACGCATCTTCTCGTGCATGGATTCCTGCATCTTTTCGGCTATGATCATATGGAAGATGACGAAGCCGAAAGAATGGAAAGCCTGGAGACTCGCATTTTGGCGCGTCTTGGCTTATCTGACCCCTACGGGGATCGTACCCCGGATTAA
- the metK gene encoding methionine adenosyltransferase, with the protein MRANYLFTSESVAEGHPDKVCDRISDEIVDLVYREAAKTGVDPWGVRIACETLATTNRVVIAGEVRLPPSLLKKDKDGNDVINPSKFKSAARKAIREIGYEQDGFHWKTAKIDVLLHFQSAHIAQGVDSASDKQGEEGAGDQGIMFGYACRETAELMPAPIYYSHRILNLLAAARKKGEGEVAKLGPDAKSQVTVRYVDGKPAEVTSIVLSTQHLDDTWDSVKVRSVVEPYIREALDDLKIADDCTWYINPTGKFVIGGPDGDAGLTGRKIIVDTYGGAAPHGGGAFSGKDTTKVDRSAAYAARYLAKNVVAAGLSDRCTIQLSYAIGVAQPLSIYVDLHGTGKVSEDQVEDAIRKTMDLSPTGIRRHLDLNKPIYAKTSAYGHFGRKAGRDGSFSWEKLDLVKPLKAAIEEGGAVNGRAAA; encoded by the coding sequence ATGCGTGCAAACTACCTGTTCACGAGTGAATCCGTAGCCGAAGGTCATCCGGACAAGGTGTGTGACCGTATCTCCGACGAGATCGTGGATCTGGTCTACCGTGAAGCGGCCAAGACCGGTGTCGATCCCTGGGGCGTGCGTATCGCCTGCGAGACGCTGGCAACCACCAACCGCGTCGTGATCGCCGGCGAAGTGCGTCTGCCGCCGAGCCTTCTGAAGAAGGACAAGGACGGCAACGACGTCATCAACCCCTCGAAGTTCAAGTCCGCGGCCCGCAAGGCGATCCGCGAGATCGGCTATGAGCAGGACGGCTTCCACTGGAAGACCGCGAAGATCGACGTGCTCCTGCACTTCCAGTCCGCCCACATTGCGCAGGGCGTCGACAGCGCCTCGGACAAGCAGGGCGAAGAAGGTGCTGGCGACCAGGGCATCATGTTCGGCTACGCCTGCCGCGAAACCGCAGAGTTGATGCCGGCGCCGATCTACTATTCGCACCGCATCCTCAACCTGCTCGCCGCTGCCCGCAAGAAAGGCGAGGGCGAAGTCGCCAAGCTCGGCCCCGACGCCAAGAGCCAGGTCACCGTACGCTACGTCGACGGCAAGCCGGCGGAAGTCACCTCGATCGTTCTGTCGACGCAGCACCTCGATGACACCTGGGATTCGGTCAAGGTTCGCTCGGTTGTCGAGCCCTATATCCGCGAAGCCCTCGACGACCTGAAGATCGCCGACGACTGCACTTGGTACATCAACCCGACCGGCAAGTTCGTCATCGGCGGCCCGGATGGCGATGCTGGCCTCACCGGCCGCAAGATCATCGTCGACACCTATGGCGGTGCCGCACCGCACGGCGGCGGCGCCTTCTCGGGCAAGGACACGACCAAGGTCGACCGTTCGGCCGCCTATGCTGCCCGTTACCTGGCAAAGAACGTCGTTGCCGCCGGCCTGTCCGACCGTTGCACGATCCAGCTGTCCTACGCCATCGGCGTCGCCCAGCCGCTGTCGATCTATGTCGACCTGCACGGCACCGGCAAGGTTTCGGAAGACCAGGTCGAGGATGCGATCCGCAAGACGATGGACCTGTCGCCGACCGGCATCCGCCGTCATCTCGACCTCAACAAGCCGATCTATGCCAAGACGTCTGCCTATGGCCACTTCGGCCGCAAGGCTGGCCGCGACGGTTCCTTCTCCTGGGAGAAGCTCGACCTCGTGAAGCCGCTGAAGGCTGCGATCGAAGAGGGCGGCGCCGTCAACGGTCGCGCTGCCGCCTAA
- a CDS encoding methyl-accepting chemotaxis protein: MFKFQAKSLATKLIAVTGGTIALVLLASNFVLISQTEDRVETLVLEQAGGEARAIASDIAGDIGELASAARSMAGILGRAHAEKSLERTGVINILRANLEQNPFAFGSWFAEEPKAFDGRQEDVVNNKQLGGNDKGIFTPYWSKSRTNEIQYSTFGADYAAEWYKLAATSGKGAITQPYTAQDTDVPTAMSSIAYPVMSGGKLLGVTGVDISLASLGDGLSKLKPFDTGRVYLLSQTGKWLVAPIPDLLLKEYDGEGNEVVKNALASGKPGIISNLSYDGNEPFDRLVYPFTLSGVNTSWVVLVDVPRTAINAPVKDQTYMMIVGGLVVLGAVLLGLYLAVRGFVQKPLASLVKDVNDLSHGDYTKAIAGQDRSDETGEVAKALEGFRHQLADTKRLEGEARHEREQAERERGRSETERAESSALQRDIVARLGKGLSHLSSGDLAFRITDDFPGEYAQLKRDFNAAMESLEETIRTVNHSVVNIGNGTSEISSAANDLSHRTEQQAASLEETAAALDELTSQVNASAENAKVAAKSVDVASSDAGQSGEVVQKAIAAMKGIEQSSHEVSRIIGVIDEIAFQTNLLALNAGVEAARAGDAGKGFAVVAQEVRELAQRSANAAKEIKTLINTSAGQVREGVDLVGKAGGALEKIAEQVVQINGLIRQISSSASEQAVGLKEINSAVNQMDQVTQQNAAMVEETTAAGMALNEEARTLNTLVARFRVAQATTSAQPSSAAMLRGTAERMRAAERPAPVPAPAREARPAPAASPARSNYSASTQRVLTQTSGANALAQDNWEEF; this comes from the coding sequence ATGTTCAAGTTCCAAGCCAAATCGCTGGCGACCAAACTGATCGCGGTGACAGGCGGCACGATCGCACTTGTCCTGCTTGCCTCGAATTTCGTTCTCATCTCCCAGACCGAGGACCGCGTCGAAACGCTGGTCCTCGAACAGGCTGGCGGCGAAGCCCGCGCGATTGCCTCCGACATTGCCGGCGACATCGGCGAGCTTGCAAGTGCTGCCCGCTCGATGGCGGGCATCCTCGGCCGCGCACATGCCGAGAAGTCGCTGGAGCGCACCGGGGTGATCAACATCCTCAGGGCAAACCTCGAGCAGAACCCGTTCGCCTTCGGCAGCTGGTTCGCCGAGGAGCCGAAGGCTTTCGACGGTCGCCAGGAAGACGTCGTCAACAACAAGCAACTGGGCGGCAACGACAAGGGCATCTTCACGCCCTATTGGTCGAAGAGCCGCACCAACGAAATCCAGTACTCCACTTTTGGCGCTGACTACGCGGCCGAGTGGTACAAACTCGCTGCAACAAGCGGCAAGGGTGCAATCACTCAGCCCTACACCGCACAGGACACCGACGTACCGACCGCAATGAGCTCGATCGCCTATCCGGTCATGTCCGGCGGCAAACTTCTCGGCGTCACCGGCGTCGACATTTCGCTCGCTTCGCTCGGCGATGGCCTCTCGAAGCTGAAGCCCTTCGACACCGGCCGCGTCTACCTGCTGTCGCAGACCGGCAAATGGCTGGTCGCACCGATCCCGGACCTTCTGCTCAAGGAGTATGACGGAGAAGGCAACGAGGTCGTCAAGAACGCGCTGGCCTCCGGCAAGCCGGGCATCATCTCCAACCTCTCCTATGACGGCAACGAGCCCTTCGACCGTCTCGTCTATCCGTTCACTCTCTCGGGCGTGAACACCAGTTGGGTCGTGCTCGTCGACGTGCCGCGCACCGCGATCAATGCGCCGGTCAAGGATCAGACCTACATGATGATCGTCGGCGGCCTCGTCGTGCTCGGCGCTGTGCTGCTCGGTCTCTATCTCGCGGTTCGTGGTTTCGTGCAGAAGCCGCTGGCAAGCCTCGTCAAGGACGTGAACGACCTCAGCCACGGTGACTATACCAAGGCGATCGCCGGCCAGGATCGTTCCGACGAAACCGGCGAAGTCGCCAAGGCGCTCGAAGGCTTCCGCCATCAGCTTGCCGACACCAAGCGCCTCGAAGGCGAAGCCCGCCATGAGCGCGAACAGGCCGAGCGCGAACGCGGCCGCTCGGAAACCGAGCGTGCCGAATCGAGCGCGCTTCAGCGCGACATCGTCGCCCGCCTCGGCAAGGGTCTCTCGCATCTGTCGTCCGGCGATCTCGCATTCCGCATCACCGACGATTTCCCGGGCGAATACGCCCAGCTTAAGCGCGACTTCAACGCGGCGATGGAAAGCCTCGAAGAGACGATCCGCACCGTCAACCATTCGGTCGTCAACATCGGCAACGGCACCAGCGAAATCAGCAGCGCCGCCAACGACCTGTCGCACCGCACCGAGCAGCAGGCTGCAAGCCTGGAAGAAACCGCAGCAGCCCTCGACGAGCTGACCTCGCAGGTCAACGCCAGCGCCGAAAACGCCAAGGTCGCCGCGAAATCGGTGGACGTCGCCAGCAGCGACGCCGGACAATCGGGCGAAGTGGTGCAGAAGGCGATCGCCGCGATGAAGGGCATCGAACAGTCCTCGCACGAGGTCAGCCGCATCATCGGCGTCATCGACGAAATCGCCTTCCAGACCAACCTTCTGGCACTGAACGCCGGTGTCGAAGCGGCGCGTGCCGGTGACGCCGGCAAGGGTTTTGCCGTCGTTGCCCAGGAAGTGCGCGAGCTCGCCCAGCGCTCCGCCAACGCCGCCAAGGAGATCAAGACCCTGATCAACACCTCGGCCGGCCAGGTGCGCGAGGGCGTCGATCTCGTCGGCAAGGCCGGCGGTGCGCTCGAAAAGATCGCCGAGCAGGTGGTGCAGATCAACGGTCTCATCCGCCAGATCTCCAGCTCCGCTTCCGAGCAGGCCGTCGGCCTGAAGGAGATCAACTCGGCCGTCAACCAGATGGACCAGGTGACCCAGCAGAACGCCGCCATGGTCGAGGAAACGACTGCGGCCGGCATGGCGCTCAACGAGGAAGCGCGCACGCTCAACACGCTCGTTGCGCGCTTCCGGGTCGCGCAGGCGACAACATCGGCCCAGCCGTCCTCCGCAGCAATGCTGCGCGGCACGGCCGAGCGCATGCGCGCGGCTGAACGCCCGGCTCCGGTCCCGGCCCCCGCCCGCGAAGCGCGGCCCGCTCCGGCAGCAAGCCCGGCGCGAAGCAACTATTCGGCTTCGACGCAGCGGGTGCTTACCCAGACCTCCGGCGCCAACGCGCTTGCCCAGGACAACTGGGAAGAGTTCTGA
- a CDS encoding DUF1150 family protein codes for MGLKDISSSLSKNDLAHLGEGEIGYIRKMRSEEVSRCFPEAPEMGPGIDLWALFGADGTPILLTDNRSSTFFKAAEDDLKTVTLH; via the coding sequence ATGGGACTGAAAGACATCAGCTCGTCGCTGTCGAAGAACGACCTCGCGCATCTCGGCGAAGGCGAAATCGGCTACATCCGCAAAATGCGCTCGGAAGAAGTCTCGCGCTGTTTCCCGGAAGCACCGGAGATGGGACCGGGTATTGATCTCTGGGCGCTGTTCGGCGCCGATGGCACGCCGATCCTTTTGACAGACAACCGCTCCAGCACCTTCTTCAAGGCGGCCGAGGACGATCTGAAGACCGTCACCCTGCACTGA
- a CDS encoding tRNA (guanosine(46)-N(7))-methyltransferase TrmB gives MTEPRRARATEAFFGRRKGKPLRERQAAHLETVLPTLKLDLSSPPPADLKTLYPEGVDRMRLEIGFGGGEHLIHRAAEAPSTGFIGVEPFVNSMAKLVGHIEERGVSNVRLYDDDATQVLDWLPAASIDQIDLLYPDPWPKRKHWKRRFVSKVNLDRFARVLKPGGVFCFASDIDTYVNWTLLHCRDHAAFEWTAEKASDWLTPYEGWPSTRYEAKARREGRSSAYLTFRRV, from the coding sequence ATGACCGAACCGCGCCGCGCCAGAGCAACCGAGGCCTTTTTCGGCCGCCGCAAGGGCAAGCCGTTGCGCGAGCGGCAGGCGGCGCATCTGGAAACCGTGTTGCCGACCCTGAAGCTCGACCTTTCGAGCCCGCCTCCGGCGGACCTGAAGACGCTCTATCCTGAGGGCGTGGACCGCATGCGCCTCGAAATCGGTTTCGGCGGCGGCGAGCACCTGATCCACCGTGCGGCTGAAGCGCCGTCCACCGGCTTTATCGGCGTCGAACCCTTCGTCAATTCCATGGCCAAGCTCGTCGGCCATATCGAGGAGCGCGGCGTCAGCAACGTCAGGCTCTATGACGACGATGCCACCCAGGTGCTCGACTGGCTGCCGGCCGCGTCGATCGACCAGATCGACCTGCTCTACCCGGACCCGTGGCCGAAGCGCAAACACTGGAAGCGCCGTTTCGTCTCCAAGGTCAATCTCGACCGCTTCGCCCGCGTGTTGAAGCCCGGCGGCGTGTTCTGCTTCGCCTCGGATATCGATACCTATGTCAACTGGACGCTGTTGCACTGCCGCGATCACGCGGCTTTCGAGTGGACGGCAGAGAAGGCTTCCGATTGGCTGACGCCCTATGAGGGATGGCCGAGCACGCGCTACGAGGCCAAGGCGCGTAGGGAAGGGCGCAGCTCCGCCTATCTCACGTTTCGGCGGGTCTAA